The Marinitoga litoralis sequence AAGAGCCAATTATTCCATATCCATAAAATCCACTCCAACCCCAACATGGCATAATTTCACCTCCCAATTAAAATATATTGTATCCAAAACCTATTAACCATTTAAGTTTAAATGATGAGTTTATAACATTTTCTATACTATCTTTTACTCCCACTTCTATCATATATTTATCTTTAAATACAACTCCACTACTTAAAACAACTTCTATTTTCTTATAATCATTCAAATTTTTAATTTCATTTTCTACTGCAAATCTAAAAGGAATATATATGTTATTTTCAATATTATTTTCTCTTCTAAAATACATCATATGCATCATAGGAAAAAAAGTTAATCTATTTGTTTTAAAACTTGTATTTACAATATCTACTCCAATTTTTATATTTTCTAAATTTAAATTTTTATCTGGATATATTCTGATTTCACTAAAATCTGTTTTATAAAAATTATTAAGTGCCAATGGTATGTTTGTATATAATGAAAATACACTAACTCTTCCATAAATGTCAAAATAACCTTTACTTTCATCGTTAAGATATGGTTTATATACTTTTTCAACAGATAAATCTATAATATTACTAAACGAAAATATTATTAAATTCAACATAACAAATACTAATATTAATTTCTTCATATTAATCATCTCTTTCTATCCTGCGATATTACTTAATATAATTTTTTCTTTCTGAGATATTCTTCTTCAGTTATTTCTCCAGTATCAAATTTTTCATCTAATATATCAAGTGCTTTACTTTTTCTATTAGTTTCTTCTAACATCGGCTGTTGGTTTTGTCTATAATAATCTTTGATCTTCTAAGATAATCCTCTCCCATGATAAACAAATATTCCGCCTCCACATGACATATTCTCACCTACTATATCTGAAAATTTCTATAAATTCCAACTTTTTCTATGATTTCTGGAACATACTTCGTTTTTGCAACTTTTTTATCATACAAATGTATGAAATAATATGAGATCAACATACCGGTTAATCCTAAAATAAAAGATATTATTTCATTTAAACCAAATGAGAATAGAAGTACAGTAATTATAACCATTGTCAGCAAAGGTATTCCATACATTATAAATGCTACCTTGGATTCAAGAGAATCTATTTTTTTTATATAAACAAATTCATTTTTATTTAAATGCAATTTATTGGAATTAATTGCTTTAATTTTTCTATTTGGATCTCCTGTTAAATTACATGAACCTTTTATCGCACATGAACTACAGTTTGACGCTTCAAGAGCCTGCAAATATACATATTCTTCATCTATATCAACTATTCTCATTAATTCATTCATAAAAATCACCTCATATATTCCAGATATTCATAAATATTTCCATCATTCAATAAGTTTCCTTTTTCTTAAATATTCTTCTTCTGTAATTTCACCATTTACAAATTTCTCATTTAATATTTTTAAAGCTTCTTTTTTAGAATCCTCTGTACTATTTTGAAATTCTCCTAATTTTTTAGCTGCATCAGGATTTTTCATAAAATACCAGATTATAAATATTATTAATATAAGAAACAAAAACATCATAACTATCACCTCACTTTAAATTTTTTAAAATTAATTCTTTTTTTCTAATATACTCTTCCTCGGTAATTTCACCTTTGACCAATTTTTCATTTAAAATTTTTATTGCATCATAATATTCATCTTTATTACTTCTATTAAAATCAAAATTTCCATTAAAAAATATCTTTTTTATTACAAAATAAATCACCACAAGAAATATTATTAAAAATATTAAACTTATTAATGATCCTATTAAACTATATCCTCCAAAACCATACGGCCCAAAACCTGACCAACCCCAACCATGCATCATAATTTCATCTCCTTTCTTTAAAGATTATCAATAACTCTTGTTAAAGCATCTTCAATTTCTTTAGCTATTTCAAATACTTTTTCATTATTTGTAGATTCCATTGCTAATGTTGGTTTTATTGCTGCAACAACTGTTTTTTCATCTTTTTCATACACTATTACATTACATGGTAAAAATAAACCTATATTTTCTTCTGCTAATATTGCTTTGTGGGCATTCTTTGGGTTACATACTCCTAATATTGTGTATTTTTTAAATTCTATACCCATTTTTGCTTTAAATTTTTCATTTAAATCTATTCTTGTTAAAATTCCAAATCCTTCTTTTTGTAATTCAGTATTTATTTTTGATATTGCCTCTTCAAAATCATAATTTGTTTCTTTTAATATTCCAAATTTCATAATTTCCACCTCATTTTATTTTTTAACACCCCTATATTGGTGGGATAATTATAGTATAATATACATTTCTTAAAATTTCCTTAGAATTATTCATTTTCTGAAATTAATTTTTCTATATAATTTATTTCCTCTACAACATCATTTAATTTTCTTATAACCACATTCACATTTAAACCTTTATCTTTACAGCTATCTTTTAAACTACTCATTTTTGCACAACAAATATCAAATCCAAAATTTTTTAATTCCTCAAATAATTTATTATCCATATCCATAATTTCTTTTAAACTCATATTTTCATTTATTTCTGGCAACATGTTTATTCGCCTCCTTATAAATTTTTACTTATATAATTCATTACCTCTTCCAATTCTAATATTTTTACATTTATCTCTTTTGGATCATTTGAATAGGCAGCGTTTTTGACACAACTTTCAAGATGATTATTCAATATTTTTGTATTTGCTTTTTTTAATAATGCAACAGAAGCTAATATTTGCTTCGATATATCTATACAATATCTGTTATCTTCAATCATTCTTATTATTGCTTCTATTTGCCCTTTTGCTGTTTTTAATATATTTAAACTATTTTTATTATTATGCATTGTTTTTCACCTCGTTTTTTATAATCTAGGAGAGGTCCTCTCCTTAGATTTTTTAATGACAATGTCCTTTATGATGCATTTTTTTATGTTTCATATGATGTCCATGACCTTCATGAATGTTTTCATGATATTCATACTCATCTTTTATTTCTTTAACATCATAACCTGCTTCATCTATAGCTTCTTTAATAGCTTCATCTTTTAAAACATCTCCTTCTACAACTGCTTTTCCAATTTCAACAGATAACACATTTAAATTTTCTAATTTTTCTAATTCTTTTCTTACTCTTTTTACACAATGCTCACATGACATACCTTGAATAATAATTACTTTTTTCATAATATCTCCTCCTTTTAATTTTTAGGTTTAAAGTTTTTTAATCTAAGCGCATTCAATAAAACTGATACAGAACTGAAAGACATTGCTGCTGCTGCAATCATGGGACTTAATAATGGACCACCAAAAACATGTAATAAACCTGCTGCTATTGGAATACCTGCTGTATTGTAACCAAATGCCCAGAATAAGTTTTGTTTAATGTTTTTTATTGTGGCTTTACTTAATTGAATAGCAGTAACTACATCTTCAAGATCGCTTTTCATTAAAACTATATCCGCTGATTCCATTGCAACATCTGTACCTGAACCTATTGCTATACCAACATCTGCCTGAGCTAAAGCTGGTGCATCATTTATTCCATCTCCCACCATTGCTACAACATTTCCATCTTTTTGTAATTTTTTTACTTCATTTGCTTTATCCTGTGGTAAAACTTCTGCAAGAACTATATCTATTCCAACCTGTTTTGCTATTGCTTCTGCCGTTCTTTTATTATCACCAGTTATCATTGCAACTTTAATTCCCATTTTATGAAGTCTTTTAATAGCATTTGCACTGGATGGTTTTACTGTATCAGCAACTGCTATTATTCCTTCTAATTTTCCATCAATTGCTATAAACATAGGTGTTTTTCCTTCATCTGCTAATTTACTTGCTTCTTCATTTAAACTTATTTCTATATTTTTATCTTTCATAAGCTTTAAATTTCCAAGATAAATGTCCATATTATCTATTATTACTTCAATACCATGTCCCGGAATAGCCATGAACTTATCTACTTTTTTCAATGGTAATTCCTTTTCTTCTGCTGCTTTTACAATAGCCTCACCTAATGGATGTTCCGAACCTTTTTCCGAAGATGCCGCTATAATAAGTATTTCATCTTTAGAGTATTTTCCTGTTGTATAAATATCAGTAACCTTAGGCTTTCCTTCTGTTATTGTTCCAGTTTTATCAAATACTATAGTATTTATTTTATGTGTTGTTTCGAGTGGTTCTCCACCTTTTATCAATACACCATATTCTGCGCCTTTACCTGTTCCAACCATTATTGCTGTAGGTGTTGCCAATCCCAATGCACATGGACATGCTATAACCAATACAGAAATAAATATCGTTAATGCAAATATTTGACCTGCTCCTGTTAAATACCATGCTATTGCTGAAACGATAGCTATTATTATAACTATTGGAACAAAATATCCAGAAATAACATCTGCCATTTTTGCAATTGGAGCTTTTGAACCTTGTGCTTCTTCTACTAATTTTATTATTTGAGCTAATGCTGTATCTTTTCCGACTTTCGTTGCTTTAAATTTTATACTTCCATTTTTGTTTATAGATCCTCCTATAACCTTATCCCCTATATTTTTTTCTACTGGAATACTTTCTCCTGTAAGCAGTGATTCATCAACAGATGTATGACCTTCAATAATAATTCCATCAACTGGTATTTTTTCACCAGGTTTAACTATTACTATATCTCCTACTTCCACTTCATCAACCGATATTTCAATTTCTTTTCCATCTTGAAAAACGAGCGCTGTTTTTGATTGTAATCCCATTAATTTTTTTATCGCTTCTGATGTTCTACCTTTAGTAACACTTTCAAGATATTTACCTAAAAGAATTAGTGTAACTATAACTCCCGCAGTTTCAAAATATAAATCATTTGTATATTTTGTGTTTCCAAAATAAATTTGAATTGTTCCAAAAACACCATACAAAATCGCTGCTGATGTACCTATTGCTATTAATGAATCCATATTTGGGCTTAATTTAAATAAATTTCTAAAACCAATTGTATAAAACTTATATCCAGCAATTGCAATAGGAATAACTAATAATAATTGAATTAAAGCAAAATTAAAAGGATTAATTTCTGGATTTATAATTCCTGGTAATTTTAATCCCAACAAATGTCCCATTGATATGTATAATAATGGAATAGAAAAAACTGCTGAAACTATAAATTTTCTCCATAATGTTTTAATTTCTTTTTCACGTCTTTCTTTTTCAAAATCCACACTATCTTTTGAATCTGCTTCAAGTGGTTTGTATCCAGCATTTTCAATAGCCTTTTTTATATTTGATAAACGTACAATATTTGGATCATATGAAACAACCGCTTTCTCTGTTGCAAAGTTTACATTCACTGTTTTGATTCCATCGAGTTTATTAATTTCTCTTGTTATTGCATTAGCACATGATGCACATGTCATTCCCTCAATTGGAATAGTAACTGTTTTATCTTCTACAGGAGCTTCAACATCATACCCAAGATCTTTAACTACTTCTTTTATAAGTTTTTCATCAACTTTTTCTGGATCAAATTTTAATGAAAGCTTTTCTGTTGCAAAATTCACATTTACTTTTTCCACACCTTCCAACTTTCCTAATTTTTTTTCTATTGCAAGAGCACATGAGGTACATGTCATTCCAATAACACTGAGTTCTTTTTCAACAATTTTATTATTTTCAGTTATAACTTTATTTTCACTCATAATAATCCCTCCTTTTATTCCCCTACCAGAGGGGGGGGTACATCTATAATATAAACCTTTTTTGTTACAAAAAAAATGTTTTTGTTTCTTTATGATTTCTAAATAGTTATAATATAACAAACAAAATTAGAAGAATATTATAGGTATCGTTAAAATCACTCATAAATCTTGATTGATTATCTTTAAAAATTATTCATTTTTTAGTTGACATTTTACTACTGTAATAGTATAATATTACAGTGAGGTGATTTTTATGTGGTTTTCTATAGATTTTCATTCCCATGTTCCAGTATACGAACAAATAAAAAATAAAATAAAGGAAAAAATAGCAAAAAAAGAATTAAAAGAAAATGAATTTATTCCTTCTATTAGAGTTTTAGCTAAAGAAATTGGTGTTAACTTAAATACTGTTGCAAGGGCTTATAGGGAATTAGAACAAGAAGGAATTATTCAATCTGTTAGAGGTTCTGGATATATAGTTATTGGAATTGATAAAAATAAAATATATGGAGAAAAAATAGAAGAATTAAGAAATATAGTTAAATCAGCTAAAAATTTAAAAATAAAGAAAGAAGAATTATTAAAAGTTATTGATGAAATATATGGAGGTGAGTAATTTGATTTTAAAAGTAGATGGATTAATAAAAAATTATGGTAATTTAAATGCTGTAAATAATATTTCTTTTGAGATTGAAAAAGGAGAAATTTTTGGATTACTAGGACCAAATGGTGCAGGAAAAACATCTACATTAAAATGTATTTTAGGTCTTAGAAAAAAGAATTTTGGAAACATATATTTAAATGGTTCAATTGCTTATTTACCTGAAAAAAAGAACTTATACAAAAGTTTTACTGTTGAAAAAATGATTCAAATAACTAATTCAATTACAGATAAATTTTCAAAAGAAAAAGCATATGATATTATCGAAAATTTTAAACTCGATAAAAAAACAAAAGTTGCTAATTTATCACATGGTATGCTTACACAATTATATATTGCATTAACATTTGCTCAGGATGCCGATTTATATATTCTTGATGAACCAACTTGGGGATTAGACCCTATAATGAGAACGACAATTTTAAATTTAATTAGAGATATATCATATAATGGAAAAAGTATATTATATACCAGTCATATTCTATCTGAAGTGGAAAAAATTGCTGATAGAGTTGCTATTATGACAAATGGAGAAATATTAGAAATGAATTATCTTGATGATATCAAACGAAATTATTCTGCTATATCTTTACCAAAGGACAAAAAAACAAAAGGATATTTATGGAAAGAATTAGAAAATGAAAATATCTGGATTGTTAAAAGTAATGAAGGAGAACCTGTAACTATTGATGAAATATTTGAAGCAATTGTAAAGGGGGAATGGAAATGAAAAAAGAATTATTAGATATGAAAACCAGATCATTAGCAATATTAATAATTATTTTTATATTGTTCTTTTCTATTGCACCTTTTCAAAAAGTATTACTAAATATTTTAGAAGAAAATAAAGAGGTAATTGAATTATATGCTGATAGATTTGGAGCATCTAGTACAATATCACAATTATATGATTGGAATATTTTTATATTTTCACAATGGTTTGGAAAAAATTTTGGTCAAATGATTCCAATTTTTGCTATTATTCTTGCTTTTCCATTATTTTCAAGAGAAGTAGAAAATGGAACCATGGAATTTTTACTAGTTAGAAAATCACGAAATTATGTTTTTTATTCAAAAGTTTTTTCAAGTTTAATTATTGGTTTTTCTATAGTAATCATTGGTAGTATTTTACCTATCATATATTCATTATTTGCTGGAAAAGATTTTCTATATGAATATGCATTAAAATATATAATTCATGGAATAATTGGTGTATGGTTATGGAATAATATAACTGTATTTTTTTCTATTATTTTCAATGATCAAGTAAAACCTATTTTATCTTCTATAGGATTATTGGCAATAACAACTGCTTTAGGATTTTTAAAACCTCTTAGATGGTTAAATACATATAGTTATGTATTAGGAGGAAAGATTTTATCAGAAGGGAAGATAAATTGGATATATACTGAATCATTATTTGTTATTGGTGGATTTATACTATTAGCAAGTTATTATATTTTTAAAAACAAAGAAATTTAAGGGGGAATTTGTATGAAAAAGATATTAATTTTTCTGTTTATTATTCTTTCAATTATTGGCATATCACAAAAATATCAAAATGAGGCTATTGAATACCTTAAACACTTATATTCATATGAATTTAGTACAGCTATTAAAATGAGTACTTCATTAATGAAATCTCAATTACCCGAGAAAAAATTAAAACAAACATGGGAAACTATTGAAAATGCATATGGGAAATTTCAGAATATAGAAAAAATTGATTATACAAAAAATGGAGAGTATGAGGTATACATAATTACCTCAAAGTTTGAAAAAATTAATTTATCTATCATAATTAGTGTAGATAGAAATGGAAAAATAGCTGGATTGTTTTTTAATCAAGCACAAAAATTTGAGTATACAGTTCCTGAATATGCAGATTTAAAAAAATTCAATGAAAAAGATATAATAATAGGAAAAAAATGGAAATTAGAAGGTAAATTAACTATACCAAAAGGGAAAGGACCATTTCCTGCAATTATTCTACTTCATGGTTCCGGTCCAAGTGATATGGATGAAAGTATTGGTCCTAATAAGCCTTTTAAAGATTTAGCTTATGGTCTATCAAGTAATGGGATAGTTGTTTTAAGATATGATAAAAGAACAAAAACATATGGAAATAAATTAAATGATATTTCATTAAAAGAAGAATATTTTGAGGATGTTAATTTTGCTATTGATTATTTATCTAATTTGGATTTTGTTGATAAAATATATATATTAGGTCATAGTTTAGGTGGATATTTAACTCCATATATTGCATTAAACAATGATAAAATATCAGGAATTATATTAATGGCAGCACCTGGTAGAAATTTAGAAGATTTAACCATTGAACAATTAGAGTATTTAAAGAAATTTGAAAATAACAATATAGAAGTATATAATAATATTATAGAAAAATTGAAAAAAATTAAAAATGATGAGTTAAATGATAGCGAAATTGTTCTTGGTGCTCCTGTAAAATATTATATGGAATTAAGAAATTATAATCCAGCTAAATATTTACCTAAATTAAATACACCTGTATTTATATTACAAGGCAAAAGAGATTATCAAGTAACTAAAAAAGACTTTGAAATATTAAGTAAGTATTCTAAATATTCTAAATTATACGATAATTTAAATCATCTATTTATTTCAGGTAAGGGTGATCCAAATCCATATGAATATTATGTAGAAGGACATGTAGAAAAAGATGTTATTTTTGATATTATTAATTGGATAAATGAAAGGGGGAATTAATATGATTATTACTACAGGAGAAAGTATACCTGGTTATGAAATAACTGAAGTTTTAGGTATTGTTATAGGAAATACTGTTCATTCAAAACATTTAGGAAGAGATATTGCTGCAGCATTTAAAACTTTAGCTGGTGGGGAATTAAAAGGATATACTGAAATGTTAACAGAAGCACGAAATGTTGCATATAATAGAATGATAGATGAAGCAGAAAAATTAGGTGCAGACGCAATTATTGGAATGAGGTTTTCCAGTTCAGCTGTAATGCAAGGTGCTGCAGAAATGCTTGCTTATGGAACAGCTGTAAAACTAAGAAAATTAGAAGATTAATTTTGAAAAGTTAACCTTATTGTTTTATTTATTTAATTTTCTATAATTATTTATAGATTTTTAATTATAATCTTATATATTATA is a genomic window containing:
- a CDS encoding SHOCT domain-containing protein; protein product: MMHGWGWSGFGPYGFGGYSLIGSLISLIFLIIFLVVIYFVIKKIFFNGNFDFNRSNKDEYYDAIKILNEKLVKGEITEEEYIRKKELILKNLK
- a CDS encoding SoxR reducing system RseC family protein, which encodes MNELMRIVDIDEEYVYLQALEASNCSSCAIKGSCNLTGDPNRKIKAINSNKLHLNKNEFVYIKKIDSLESKVAFIMYGIPLLTMVIITVLLFSFGLNEIISFILGLTGMLISYYFIHLYDKKVAKTKYVPEIIEKVGIYRNFQI
- a CDS encoding heavy-metal-associated domain-containing protein, with protein sequence MKKVIIIQGMSCEHCVKRVRKELEKLENLNVLSVEIGKAVVEGDVLKDEAIKEAIDEAGYDVKEIKDEYEYHENIHEGHGHHMKHKKMHHKGHCH
- a CDS encoding ABC transporter ATP-binding protein; amino-acid sequence: MILKVDGLIKNYGNLNAVNNISFEIEKGEIFGLLGPNGAGKTSTLKCILGLRKKNFGNIYLNGSIAYLPEKKNLYKSFTVEKMIQITNSITDKFSKEKAYDIIENFKLDKKTKVANLSHGMLTQLYIALTFAQDADLYILDEPTWGLDPIMRTTILNLIRDISYNGKSILYTSHILSEVEKIADRVAIMTNGEILEMNYLDDIKRNYSAISLPKDKKTKGYLWKELENENIWIVKSNEGEPVTIDEIFEAIVKGEWK
- a CDS encoding GntR family transcriptional regulator encodes the protein MWFSIDFHSHVPVYEQIKNKIKEKIAKKELKENEFIPSIRVLAKEIGVNLNTVARAYRELEQEGIIQSVRGSGYIVIGIDKNKIYGEKIEELRNIVKSAKNLKIKKEELLKVIDEIYGGE
- a CDS encoding heavy metal-binding domain-containing protein, which codes for MIITTGESIPGYEITEVLGIVIGNTVHSKHLGRDIAAAFKTLAGGELKGYTEMLTEARNVAYNRMIDEAEKLGADAIIGMRFSSSAVMQGAAEMLAYGTAVKLRKLED
- a CDS encoding DUF302 domain-containing protein; translation: MKFGILKETNYDFEEAISKINTELQKEGFGILTRIDLNEKFKAKMGIEFKKYTILGVCNPKNAHKAILAEENIGLFLPCNVIVYEKDEKTVVAAIKPTLAMESTNNEKVFEIAKEIEDALTRVIDNL
- the estD gene encoding esterase EstD — protein: MKKILIFLFIILSIIGISQKYQNEAIEYLKHLYSYEFSTAIKMSTSLMKSQLPEKKLKQTWETIENAYGKFQNIEKIDYTKNGEYEVYIITSKFEKINLSIIISVDRNGKIAGLFFNQAQKFEYTVPEYADLKKFNEKDIIIGKKWKLEGKLTIPKGKGPFPAIILLHGSGPSDMDESIGPNKPFKDLAYGLSSNGIVVLRYDKRTKTYGNKLNDISLKEEYFEDVNFAIDYLSNLDFVDKIYILGHSLGGYLTPYIALNNDKISGIILMAAPGRNLEDLTIEQLEYLKKFENNNIEVYNNIIEKLKKIKNDELNDSEIVLGAPVKYYMELRNYNPAKYLPKLNTPVFILQGKRDYQVTKKDFEILSKYSKYSKLYDNLNHLFISGKGDPNPYEYYVEGHVEKDVIFDIINWINERGN
- a CDS encoding SHOCT domain-containing protein; the protein is MLEETNRKSKALDILDEKFDTGEITEEEYLRKKKLY
- a CDS encoding SHOCT domain-containing protein, producing MMFLFLILIIFIIWYFMKNPDAAKKLGEFQNSTEDSKKEALKILNEKFVNGEITEEEYLRKRKLIE
- a CDS encoding heavy metal translocating P-type ATPase, with product MSENKVITENNKIVEKELSVIGMTCTSCALAIEKKLGKLEGVEKVNVNFATEKLSLKFDPEKVDEKLIKEVVKDLGYDVEAPVEDKTVTIPIEGMTCASCANAITREINKLDGIKTVNVNFATEKAVVSYDPNIVRLSNIKKAIENAGYKPLEADSKDSVDFEKERREKEIKTLWRKFIVSAVFSIPLLYISMGHLLGLKLPGIINPEINPFNFALIQLLLVIPIAIAGYKFYTIGFRNLFKLSPNMDSLIAIGTSAAILYGVFGTIQIYFGNTKYTNDLYFETAGVIVTLILLGKYLESVTKGRTSEAIKKLMGLQSKTALVFQDGKEIEISVDEVEVGDIVIVKPGEKIPVDGIIIEGHTSVDESLLTGESIPVEKNIGDKVIGGSINKNGSIKFKATKVGKDTALAQIIKLVEEAQGSKAPIAKMADVISGYFVPIVIIIAIVSAIAWYLTGAGQIFALTIFISVLVIACPCALGLATPTAIMVGTGKGAEYGVLIKGGEPLETTHKINTIVFDKTGTITEGKPKVTDIYTTGKYSKDEILIIAASSEKGSEHPLGEAIVKAAEEKELPLKKVDKFMAIPGHGIEVIIDNMDIYLGNLKLMKDKNIEISLNEEASKLADEGKTPMFIAIDGKLEGIIAVADTVKPSSANAIKRLHKMGIKVAMITGDNKRTAEAIAKQVGIDIVLAEVLPQDKANEVKKLQKDGNVVAMVGDGINDAPALAQADVGIAIGSGTDVAMESADIVLMKSDLEDVVTAIQLSKATIKNIKQNLFWAFGYNTAGIPIAAGLLHVFGGPLLSPMIAAAAMSFSSVSVLLNALRLKNFKPKN
- a CDS encoding metal-sensing transcriptional repressor; translated protein: MHNNKNSLNILKTAKGQIEAIIRMIEDNRYCIDISKQILASVALLKKANTKILNNHLESCVKNAAYSNDPKEINVKILELEEVMNYISKNL
- a CDS encoding ABC transporter permease: MKKELLDMKTRSLAILIIIFILFFSIAPFQKVLLNILEENKEVIELYADRFGASSTISQLYDWNIFIFSQWFGKNFGQMIPIFAIILAFPLFSREVENGTMEFLLVRKSRNYVFYSKVFSSLIIGFSIVIIGSILPIIYSLFAGKDFLYEYALKYIIHGIIGVWLWNNITVFFSIIFNDQVKPILSSIGLLAITTALGFLKPLRWLNTYSYVLGGKILSEGKINWIYTESLFVIGGFILLASYYIFKNKEI